The window CGTTAACTTATCTCGCCAATTGTTTAGACCGAACTGGAGGAGATCGCGCAGCTTTTGAGGAGTACGGAACCTGTGTTGATCAGGATTACGGTGCGTCTATTGATAGGTATTTACCGGGGGCTTTGGCAAATCTAAAGGCTAAGAAATACTCTGCTGCGATAGCTAACTTGCAAGACGTTATGGATGCGACGGGTGATTGTGAGAACCAGTTCGCCGGAAGTTGTCCATTACCGGTGAGCCAACGTAACAAAGCCGTTCATGATATTGCCGATATGACTACTGACATCATCAAAACATTTGTCTAGTAGATAATGTCtcgaaaattaagaaaaaaaaatcagtaaaaGCGaataagattatgcagtttcCATTTTTCTTCACCATAGATGTAACTAGACGTTCTTTTTaagtgataaaaaatatttaaagagaGAATATTTGGGAAGCTAAACAACCtgagtttaaaaaaatactaaacactGAGTGGTCATGCAAATATGAAACCATGAAACATATTTCATCAGAATACTCGGAGAGAGTTTATTTGTGAACTGCACTTCCGTCCAAAGATTAGTAAGAACTTTTTCATAGGTTTGGAATAtccaaaactaattaaaaaaatactaagaAAAATCAGCTAATTCATACATCAACAAACTCCAACTAACAGTTCCGATTAGTACATACACACATAAACAGTGCAAATATATTTGCCtaacaattaattaattcaaattCAATACACGAACTAGCGAAATACTGTTTTTACATACACGAACATGTCAGTTACAGTTTGCTTATCTCCATGAGAAAATCATACTGgtttttacaattaaaataattaataattaataaaaagcaGCTTTCCTTTTaaattggttaaaaaaaaaaagaaatcgaacCCAGGTTGAAGCATTTACTCATCCTTCACTCTACCACTGTGCCAAATCGAATTCAGTAAAGAAATGCTAGGGAAATCGTTACGTAGGAATTAGTCGATTTCCCTCGATTAGGGTATTCGTTTATCCCTTTGTCCCCACACTGTGTGCTCAGCTACCGAAGAACTTGTGCATTCGAATCGCAGCGGAAAACAATGACGACAGTTGTTCCCACCTCTGAAGAGGATCCTTCGCTCGCGATCGTCCGTTTCACTTCCCAGCTTGCCTGGGTCGACGCTGGTCCCGAGGTATACAGCCTCGTCTCTGGATCACAAACATGTGCAAACGATTGAATAATTTGATTCTTAGTGAACATTCCCATGCATATACATTGGAAGTTAGAATCGATAGATTATGAGGAATTGGATGTTTTCAATTGTAGAATTTGGCTGGcgattttatattttgatgcGTATGTGTGTATTTGAAGTATGATCTGATCTTATACAGCTGAAACTAATTCGAATTGAGAAATTTTGTGTTCTAAGTACTGTGACTAATTGACTACATCAATCTCACTTGATCTGCTTTTACGATTGTGTTCATTTGCTTAGGCTGCAGAGCCTCAGGTTACAAGACTATGCAGGGAGGCAGAAGAGTCTATAGTAGCAGGAAGGTGGCTGGATTTGGCAACGTTGATGGTAACTTCAGCTGACTTGGTTTCATCCAAGATCTCTGACAAGGGTCAGTCTTTAATCATTCTAGCATAGCATCGGCTCATTTGTGTCTTTTACAATCCTTTAATTCGATGTTGTTTGCCTCTTATTAGATCTTGAGTGTACCTACACCATAATTTGCAGCCTTGTCAAGAATGTGAGCAGCCCTGAGGAAGTCCTTGAAATGGTGAAAGTGATCGCTTCTAAGGTTGTTCAACAGCCGAATGACAAAGCTTCATTGCGTTTGAAAATGTATGATCGTATGAATCTTTCAGCATTTCACTTTTTGGATTCTATAAGCATATGccatattttttcatttatgttttacaCGTTTCTGATCTGTTGTTTGTCTTTGTACAGTCTCTTCAATCTATATAACCTGCTGGACCACCCAAATGCTCGTTTCCAAGTATACATGAAAGCTCTGGAACTGGCTGTTAGCGGGAAGGTGGCAGATGATATAGTGCCTTCCTTTAAGAAGGTTGACAGCTTCTTGAAAGAGTGGAATATTGACATCAAAGATCAGAGGGAACTGTTTCTTGCCATTGCTAATGTGCTTAGAGAAAATAAAAGGTACAGTCTgcaacaagtttttttttcaaatttacccATTGCTCAGTGGATGTTCTCTCTCATTTAGGTTAATGGTTTTGTGTTCTATCAATATTCCAGTTTGGCGAAAGAATCGCTTCAGTTTGTGACAAGATACTTGGCGACTTTCTCAAATGAGGATGCCCAGGTCCTGAGTGAAGCCAAAGACGAAGCTGTACGAGCAGCTATTGATTTTATCAAGGCTCCCAGTATATTTCAGGTATCATAATTCAGAAAGCATCAGCTGATTCAAATGTGTATAAATTCTTGCTTCTGACTTCTAATGTCATTGGAAGTTTTTAACTacggcttttttttttcttctttacgAAGTGCAGTGTGATTTATTAGACATGCCAGCCGTCGCACAACTGGAGAAGGATCCTAACAGTGCACTAGTTTACCAGCTACTTAAGATCTTTATTACTCAGAGGCTGGACGCATACATGGAATTCCAAAATGCAAATTCAGAATTTCTGCAAACCTATGGTAAGTTTCTTAtcagttttattatatattcttaGTGATCTCTTGAGTTGAACAGCGTAATAATGTTTAGATGGTGTTTGCAGTTCTTGTTGAGGAAGACTGTGTAGCGAAGATGAGATTGTTGTCACTGGTGGACTTGGCATCAGATGAATCTGGCAAAATACCATATGCCTCTATCAAGAACATTCTACAGGTAAAGCCTTTTGCTTGAACAAGACATAAAACGTTGATAGGCCTTTTTTCGTTGCTTCTCAGAGTCATAGAATCTATTTTGGTGGGCCGCAGGTAAATGACGAGGAGGTTGAGTTGTGGGTGGTTAAGGCAATATCTGCGAAACTGGTTGATTGTAAGATGGATCAGATGAACCAATTTGTAATCGTCAGGCAAGTTTTATACGCTTTATCTTTCGGTTTATATAAAGTCGCACGCATTCTAATACTGCTTTCGCATTTCAGTCGCTGTGTAGAGAGTGAATTTGGACAAACGCAATGGCAATCTCTTAGAACAAAGCTTGCAGCTTGGCGGGTAATTACAAGACTTAGCAATTTTAGAACACAGCTACATTGAGAATGCTTGTGTAATAATAATAGCATATTTATTGTTGCATGTTCTTTGTGTCTGTGTTGTGCAGGACAATGTTGCGACTCAGGGAATAATGGCGAGTGTTCCGATGGATATCGTCAACGATGTATTCCTCCGTCTTCCGGCTTCTACGCTGGTACGATGTCGCGTCCTCTCGAAGCCTTGGTTCTCTCTTATAGACAGTTCTGACTTCCTAGCGTCGCATCTCAAGCGCACGCTCGAAACCGAAGAGCACCTCATGATCCTGCTGCAATCTCATCGCCTTCTACGTACAGTGTACCTCGACGGGCCGGATAAACTATCAGACGTCGACCATCCTTTGCAAACCGGTAATTTAACGAaggttttcggttcggttaacGGTGTGATCGGTTTAACGAACTCTCCCGTCGTCTTAGCGCTTTTTAATCCGTCAACCCGGACAATCCACCGGTTACCGATTGAGCCTATTGATTTCTCGGAACGTTCCATCACACGCGAGTATGTGTTTTACGGATTAGGTTACGATTCGGTGAGCGACGATTACAAAGTTGTGAGGATGGTTCAGTCTAAGCATAAAGGCTATGAAGGTTATCCTCTCCAAATGGAAGGTTATCCTCTCCAAATGGAAGGTTATCCTGTCGAAACCAAAGTTTTCAGCTTAAAGAGTAATTCGTGGAAGAGAATCCATCTTCGTTTTGAGCCTCAAATTCCTTTCATGTTCTTGTATTACCATGTGCTGTATCGTCGTGGGAATGGTGTTCTTGCTAGCAATAGTCTTCACTGGGTCTTGCCTGGAAACCCTCTCGCCCTCAGCAAGATAATCAGATTTGATCTTGCCACTGATGATCTTAGTGTCCTCAGTGGCCCACTGGAGCTTTGCCATGAAGTTATGAATTTAGGTGTGTTAGACGGCTGCCTTTGTTTGATTTGTCACGACTACCACAACATCAGGAATGGCCATGTGGATGTTTGGATTTTGAGGGAATACGGAGGATCTTGGAGTAAATTCATTACTGTGCCGAAACCAGAGACTGTGGTGTCGTTTAAGTTTGTGAGACCTTTGATTTATTCCAAGGACAGGAGCAAAATTCTCCTGGAGATAAACAGTGGGACGCTCATGTGGTTTGATTTGGTGGATAAGAGTTTTGAAACGCTTCAAATAAAGGGATATAAGGGTCCAAGTAACGCGGAGATCCTTGTGAGCAGCCTTGTTTTGGGATGTAAAGGTGTTTCTGGCAGAGCTCCAGAGAAGAGAATGTTGCAAAAGGGTAACAAAAGTTGGTATGCTCATCTTTGTAGCCTTGTTTTGGGGTGTAGAGGTGATCCTCGAGAAAAGGAAATAATGGTGAAGGGTAACAAAAGGTGCTATGCTCATCTTTTTAAACTGCTTTCTTATACGTATCAACTTGCTTAAACATCTTATGTTACAATCTCAGGAGAGGTGGTTTTCTGTCCAAGGGATTCAAGCTCAAGTTCTGAGCAAAGCACGGGAACTTTCAAGCCCAAACCTTCGTCAAGGTGACTATAATAAATCTAATGCTCATGAAATGTTTCCCTCAAGCTGGTATTCTTCTTTCACTTTTCGATGTGAGATTCCATTCTTAACCTGGTTACAATTATTGTAGCCTTTTTATCCATAGTTCCGTTAATCGTTGAAGATAAACATTAATCTTAGTAACTGCACATGTTTTATTTCAGAAGCTTACATTGACagtgaaaattataaataatttgggCCAAATTACTGCCACCGTAAATTTTCGTTACGGCAAAGTCATTGTCTTCTTGACGGGAGTGTTGGCAAGTGGAACTTGAGTCGACAAACATCATTGGATAACGTTGACAGTTTATAGAAAACTTACAATTTCAAGTGTTCTGGAGTTTGATCTGTGTAGGTGCAAATCTTgacttttggtttggttttcagGCGGCGTAGGTGGAATGGAAATGGCTTGACGCAGCTTCATCAAATTCTAATCCCATATTAGGTCTTAGTACTAATTAGCTTAACCTATGTAGTATGTATATTTCCTAAGATAATACAGTGTGCTTAGGTAGCTTCGTTTGAGTATAGCATGTTGCCATCTAACGTTGTGGTTAGTTGCTTATATCAAATCGATGAATCTAGTAAAACTATATCTTGCTGCATGCAAATAGTTACTGAAGAATATTTATTAATCACAATGATATAACGAAAAATCGTGgataaacaaaacacacaaGAATCTTGCTACCACCCGGAGACAAAAGCATGTGACCAAGGTTTTGAGTAATGTTGACCTCTTAGAAAGCTAATCTTACGAGTTTTCTTGGGCCGAGCCTACAAGCCCATGAAGAGAAAGAGGCCCATGACAATACACGCCTTTTTAGGAAACAAATATCTGAATCCCTAGAGCTGCTCGATCACACTGAGACTGACAGTAGCTTCCGAGTGTAAACAATGGCGAATCTTCCGATGGATACCGTCGCCGATATATTCCTCCGTCTCCCTGCCACTACGCTGGTTCGATGTCGCGTCCTCTCGAAGCCCTGCTGCTCTCTTATCGACAGTCCCGACTTCATCGCCTCGCATCTCAAACGCACGCTCGAAACAGAAGATCACATCATGATCCTACTGCGAACCTATCTCCGTCTACGTACGGTGTACCTCGACGCACCGGATAAAGTCTCCCTCGTCAATCATCCTCTGCGAACCGGTGGTTTCACGGAagttttcggttcggttaacGGTATAATCGGTTTAACCAACTCTCCTACTGATTTAGCGCTTTTCAATCCATCGACTCGCAAAATCCACCGCCTACCGGTTGAGCCTATCGATTTCTTCGAACGTCAGATCACTCGCGAATACGTGTTCTACGGATTAGGTCACGATTCGGTGAGCGATGACTacaaagtcgtgaggatgattCAGTCTAAAGATAGAGGAGGTGATGAAAGCTTTGGCTATCCTTTCGAAGTCAAAGTGTTCAGCTTAAAGAGTAACAAATGGAAGAGAATCGATCTTCTCTCCGAGGACGTTGAGATTCTCTTCGACAACTTCTATTTCCATCTCCTGTATCGCCGCGGGAACGGTGTTCTCGCTAGCAACAATCTTCACTGGATTTTGATTCATAACGAAGGAGATATAGGCATGAACACGATAATCAGATTTGATCTTGCTACTGAGGAGCTTGGAGTCGTCAAT of the Brassica rapa cultivar Chiifu-401-42 chromosome A03, CAAS_Brap_v3.01, whole genome shotgun sequence genome contains:
- the LOC103856144 gene encoding pectinesterase inhibitor, coding for MNNFMKFFAMFLFIQTQLALSQQNLIQQLCQKNRYEPLCVSTLNLDPRSKTSDLQGLASISIDATTKKTNETLTYLANCLDRTGGDRAAFEEYGTCVDQDYGASIDRYLPGALANLKAKKYSAAIANLQDVMDATGDCENQFAGSCPLPVSQRNKAVHDIADMTTDIIKTFV
- the LOC108868761 gene encoding uncharacterized protein LOC108868761 isoform X3 — protein: MTTVVPTSEEDPSLAIVRFTSQLAWVDAGPEAAEPQVTRLCREAEESIVAGRWLDLATLMVTSADLVSSKISDKDLECTYTIICSLVKNVSSPEEVLEMVKVIASKVVQQPNDKASLRLKILFNLYNLLDHPNARFQVYMKALELAVSGKVADDIVPSFKKVDSFLKEWNIDIKDQRELFLAIANVLRENKSLAKESLQFVTRYLATFSNEDAQVLSEAKDEAVRAAIDFIKAPSIFQCDLLDMPAVAQLEKDPNSALVYQLLKIFITQRLDAYMEFQNANSEFLQTYVLVEEDCVAKMRLLSLVDLASDESGKIPYASIKNILQVNDEEVELWVVKAISAKLVDCKMDQMNQFVIVSRCVESEFGQTQWQSLRTKLAAWRDNVATQGIMASVPMDIVNDVFLRLPASTLVRCRVLSKPWFSLIDSSDFLASHLKRTLETEEHLMILLQSHRLLRTVYLDGPDKLSDVDHPLQTGNLTKVFGSVNGVIGLTNSPVVLALFNPSTRTIHRLPIEPIDFSERSITREYVFYGLGYDSVSDDYKVVRMVQSKHKGYEGYPLQMEGYPLQMEGYPVETKVFSLKSNSWKRIHLRFEPQIPFMFLYYHVLYRRGNGVLASNSLHWVLPGNPLALSKIIRFDLATDDLSVLSGPLELCHEVMNLGVLDGCLCLICHDYHNIRNGHVDVWILREYGGSWSKFITVPKPETVVSFKFVRPLIYSKDRSKILLEINSGTLMWFDLVDKSFETLQIKGYKGPSNAEILVSSLVLGCKGVSGRAPEKRMLQKGNKSWYAHLCSLVLGCRGDPREKEIMVKGNKRRDDFLSKGFKLKL
- the LOC108868761 gene encoding eukaryotic translation initiation factor 3 subunit M isoform X5, which encodes MTTVVPTSEEDPSLAIVRFTSQLAWVDAGPEAAEPQVTRLCREAEESIVAGRWLDLATLMVTSADLVSSKISDKDLECTYTIICSLVKNVSSPEEVLEMVKVIASKVVQQPNDKASLRLKILFNLYNLLDHPNARFQVYMKALELAVSGKVADDIVPSFKKVDSFLKEWNIDIKDQRELFLAIANVLRENKSLAKESLQFVTRYLATFSNEDAQVLSEAKDEAVRAAIDFIKAPSIFQCDLLDMPAVAQLEKDPNSALVYQLLKIFITQRLDAYMEFQNANSEFLQTYVLVEEDCVAKMRLLSLVDLASDESGKIPYASIKNILQVNDEEVELWVVKAISAKLVDCKMDQMNQFVIVSRCVESEFGQTQWQSLRTKLAAWRDNVATQGIMASVPMDIVNDGEYADGYRQRCLPPSPRFYAGPMSPPLEALLLSDRQS
- the LOC108868761 gene encoding uncharacterized protein LOC108868761 isoform X1; protein product: MTTVVPTSEEDPSLAIVRFTSQLAWVDAGPEAAEPQVTRLCREAEESIVAGRWLDLATLMVTSADLVSSKISDKDLECTYTIICSLVKNVSSPEEVLEMVKVIASKVVQQPNDKASLRLKILFNLYNLLDHPNARFQVYMKALELAVSGKVADDIVPSFKKVDSFLKEWNIDIKDQRELFLAIANVLRENKSLAKESLQFVTRYLATFSNEDAQVLSEAKDEAVRAAIDFIKAPSIFQCDLLDMPAVAQLEKDPNSALVYQLLKIFITQRLDAYMEFQNANSEFLQTYVLVEEDCVAKMRLLSLVDLASDESGKIPYASIKNILQVNDEEVELWVVKAISAKLVDCKMDQMNQFVIVSRCVESEFGQTQWQSLRTKLAAWRDNVATQGIMASVPMDIVNDVFLRLPASTLVRCRVLSKPWFSLIDSSDFLASHLKRTLETEEHLMILLQSHRLLRTVYLDGPDKLSDVDHPLQTGNLTKVFGSVNGVIGLTNSPVVLALFNPSTRTIHRLPIEPIDFSERSITREYVFYGLGYDSVSDDYKVVRMVQSKHKGYEGYPLQMEGYPLQMEGYPVETKVFSLKSNSWKRIHLRFEPQIPFMFLYYHVLYRRGNGVLASNSLHWVLPGNPLALSKIIRFDLATDDLSVLSGPLELCHEVMNLGVLDGCLCLICHDYHNIRNGHVDVWILREYGGSWSKFITVPKPETVVSFKFVRPLIYSKDRSKILLEINSGTLMWFDLVDKSFETLQIKGYKGPSNAEILVSSLVLGCKGVSGRAPEKRMLQKGNKSWYAHLCSLVLGCRGDPREKEIMVKGNKRGDGFLSKGFKLKF
- the LOC108868761 gene encoding uncharacterized protein LOC108868761 isoform X2, translating into MTTVVPTSEEDPSLAIVRFTSQLAWVDAGPEAAEPQVTRLCREAEESIVAGRWLDLATLMVTSADLVSSKISDKDLECTYTIICSLVKNVSSPEEVLEMVKVIASKVVQQPNDKASLRLKILFNLYNLLDHPNARFQVYMKALELAVSGKVADDIVPSFKKVDSFLKEWNIDIKDQRELFLAIANVLRENKSLAKESLQFVTRYLATFSNEDAQVLSEAKDEAVRAAIDFIKAPSIFQCDLLDMPAVAQLEKDPNSALVYQLLKIFITQRLDAYMEFQNANSEFLQTYVLVEEDCVAKMRLLSLVDLASDESGKIPYASIKNILQVNDEEVELWVVKAISAKLVDCKMDQMNQFVIVSRCVESEFGQTQWQSLRTKLAAWRDNVATQGIMASVPMDIVNDVFLRLPASTLVRCRVLSKPWFSLIDSSDFLASHLKRTLETEEHLMILLQSHRLLRTVYLDGPDKLSDVDHPLQTGNLTKVFGSVNGVIGLTNSPVVLALFNPSTRTIHRLPIEPIDFSERSITREYVFYGLGYDSVSDDYKVVRMVQSKHKGYEGYPLQMEGYPLQMEGYPVETKVFSLKSNSWKRIHLRFEPQIPFMFLYYHVLYRRGNGVLASNSLHWVLPGNPLALSKIIRFDLATDDLSVLSGPLELCHEVMNLGVLDGCLCLICHDYHNIRNGHVDVWILREYGGSWSKFITVPKPETVVSFKFVRPLIYSKDRSKILLEINSGTLMWFDLVDKSFETLQIKGYKGPSNAEILVSSLVLGCKGVSGRAPEKRMLQKGNKSWYAHLCSLVLGCRGDPREKEIMVKGNKRRGGFLSKGFKLKF
- the LOC108868761 gene encoding F-box protein At4g22390 isoform X7, which gives rise to MANLPMDTVADIFLRLPATTLVRCRVLSKPCCSLIDSPDFIASHLKRTLETEDHIMILLRTYLRLRTVYLDAPDKVSLVNHPLRTGGFTEVFGSVNGIIGLTNSPTDLALFNPSTRKIHRLPVEPIDFFERQITREYVFYGLGHDSVSDDYKVVRMIQSKDRGGDESFGYPFEVKVFSLKSNKWKRIDLLSEDVEILFDNFYFHLLYRRGNGVLASNNLHWILIHNEGDIGMNTIIRFDLATEELGVVNFSHDVYVKGMDIGVLGGCLCMMCYNEVRHADVWIMREYGGEWSKFVSVPQPESVVSFEFVRPLVYSKDRRKILLEINNGKLFWFDLASRSLERLVIKGCEVLPCNAEIVVSSLVLGCKEKKMVQKGNKRRDDFLSKGFKLKL
- the LOC108868761 gene encoding F-box protein At4g22390 isoform X6 yields the protein MANLPMDTVADIFLRLPATTLVRCRVLSKPCCSLIDSPDFIASHLKRTLETEDHIMILLRTYLRLRTVYLDAPDKVSLVNHPLRTGGFTEVFGSVNGIIGLTNSPTDLALFNPSTRKIHRLPVEPIDFFERQITREYVFYGLGHDSVSDDYKVVRMIQSKDRGGDESFGYPFEVKVFSLKSNKWKRIDLLSEDVEILFDNFYFHLLYRRGNGVLASNNLHWILIHNEGDIGMNTIIRFDLATEELGVVNFSHDVYVKGMDIGVLGGCLCMMCYNEVRHADVWIMREYGGEWSKFVSVPQPESVVSFEFVRPLVYSKDRRKILLEINNGKLFWFDLASRSLERLVIKGCEVLPCNAEIVVSSLVLGCKEKKMVQKGNKRGDGFLSKGFKLKF